One Brassica napus cultivar Da-Ae chromosome A5, Da-Ae, whole genome shotgun sequence DNA window includes the following coding sequences:
- the LOC106450993 gene encoding probable adenylate kinase 6, chloroplastic, with the protein MAVSHRLFRLFSPFTPAKNNLSSFLIRSLSSSSPHGPSLDPEIDLKEAAAELEKSSSPSSSPSWTKGRNFHWVFLGCPGVGKGTYASRLSTLLGVPHIATGDLVREELSSSGLLSSQLKELVNHGKLVPDEFIISLLSKRLEAGKEKGESGYILDGFPRTVTQAEILEGVINVDLVINLKLKEEALLAKCLGRRICSECGANYNVACIDIKGGDGDDRMYMPPLLPPPKCESKLITRADDTEEVVKERLRVYNKMTQPVEEFYRKRGKLLEFELPGGIPQSWPKLLRALHLEDDKQSAIA; encoded by the exons ATGGCGGTTTCTCACCGTCTCTTCAGGCTGTTCTCGCCGTTTACGCCGGCAAAGAAtaatctttcttctttcttgatcaggtctctgtcttcttcttctccccatGGGCCATCGCTGGACCCTGAGATCGATCTCAAAGAAGCTGCGGCGGAGCTGGAAAAGTCctcctctccttcttcttctccttcttggaCCAAAGGAAGAAACTTTCACTGGGTGTTTCTTGGATGTCCCGGTGTTGGTAAAGGCACCTACGCCTCTCGTCTCTCCACCCTCCTCGGCGTTCCTCATATCGCCACCGGTGATCTCGTACGCGAAGAGCTTTCCTCCTCTGGTCTCCTCTCCTCTCAG CTAAAGGAGCTTGTTAACCATGGCAAATTGGTTCCTGATGAATTCATTATAAGCTTGTTATCAAAGCGTCTCGAAGCTGGCAAGGAGAAGGGCGAATCTGGTTACATTCTTGATGGGTTTCCAAGAACCGTGACACAAGCG GAAATACTGGAGGGAGTAATTAATGTTGATCTAGTGATCAACCTGAAGCTGAAGGAAGAGGCGTTGCTAGCTAAATGTCTAGGGAGGAGGATATGCAGTGAGTGTGGTGCAAACTATAACGTTGCATGCATTGATATCAAAGGTGGTGATGGTGATGATAGAATGTATATGCCTCCGCTTCTTCCTCCACCTAAGTGTGAATCTAAGCTTATCACCCGAGCTGATGACACTGAAGAAGTTGTCAAGGAAAGACTCCGGGTTTACAACAAAATG ACTCAACCAGTGGAGGAGTTCTACAGGAAGCGTGGGaagctgttggagtttgaattACCAGGTGGAATCCCACAGTCATGGCCGAAACTTCTTAGAGCGTTACACCTTGAGGATGATAAACAGTCTGCAATAGCCTAG